Proteins from a genomic interval of Erwinia sp. SLM-02:
- a CDS encoding surface lipoprotein assembly modifier, translating to MPTVQLPVARYLTPRRAALSLTALLLATVTVTAVAQEREDTRRMLEMSIERQGAEREREILKDETTRDQRPTLTIDGQTYQVDHTASALGQALYLSLQHQQWQAANRFLQEYLTLADRDPLLEHYARGILARVVGDNDTAIAEFRKLLAQQPDFILGRLELARTLFDDAQEREAKEAFADALAIIDARDPQTAGVRKTIGAYQQALEKRSDWNGSFSFGPSWSDNVNRTSASRTCLISDSTGFCYYERALPEALKATGTDFDFSVQRRLAIKGHHGVYLRSLLYGTQYRNHGEFNETTVTLQGGYSYRDARQQLMLAPSFEYYEWGNDAMYGAPGVHGEWSYMLSSASLVKLEADYKDMQYRRADYARNFDGAQQSLYGTWYRELTPGWTVFGGLDFVNSHAEDPTAEYQQKGVRLGASLRFDAGFDGTLSASYRQRDYELYNPLIEVRRRDQEQNYTLVLRAPRWELAGFVPSLTLRHNRVKSNADWIYSYNRNDASLKLEYSF from the coding sequence ATGCCGACCGTTCAGTTACCCGTTGCCCGCTACCTTACACCGCGCCGCGCCGCACTCAGCCTGACTGCGCTGCTGCTGGCCACCGTTACCGTCACGGCGGTGGCGCAGGAGCGTGAAGATACACGGCGCATGCTCGAAATGAGCATTGAGCGCCAGGGGGCCGAACGCGAGCGCGAAATACTGAAAGACGAAACGACGCGTGACCAGCGGCCCACGCTGACCATTGACGGCCAGACCTATCAGGTGGATCACACCGCCAGCGCGCTGGGCCAGGCGCTGTATCTTTCACTGCAGCATCAGCAGTGGCAGGCGGCCAACCGTTTCCTGCAGGAGTACCTTACCCTGGCGGATCGCGATCCGCTGCTGGAGCACTACGCCCGCGGGATACTGGCGCGGGTGGTGGGCGATAACGACACCGCTATCGCCGAATTTCGCAAGCTGCTGGCACAGCAGCCGGACTTTATTCTCGGCAGGCTGGAGCTGGCGAGAACGCTGTTTGACGATGCGCAGGAGCGTGAAGCGAAAGAGGCCTTTGCCGATGCGCTGGCGATTATCGACGCCCGCGATCCGCAAACCGCCGGCGTGCGCAAAACCATTGGTGCCTACCAGCAGGCGCTGGAAAAACGCAGCGACTGGAACGGCTCGTTCTCCTTCGGCCCGAGCTGGAGCGACAACGTCAACCGCACCTCGGCCAGCCGCACCTGTCTGATCAGCGACAGCACCGGTTTTTGCTACTACGAGCGCGCACTGCCGGAGGCGTTAAAAGCCACCGGCACCGATTTCGACTTCAGCGTACAGCGCCGGCTGGCGATAAAAGGGCATCACGGCGTGTATCTGCGCTCGCTGCTGTACGGCACGCAGTATCGCAACCACGGTGAATTTAACGAAACCACCGTGACGTTACAGGGCGGCTACAGCTATCGCGATGCCCGCCAGCAGCTGATGCTGGCCCCGTCGTTCGAATATTACGAGTGGGGCAACGATGCGATGTACGGCGCGCCCGGCGTTCACGGCGAGTGGAGCTATATGCTGTCGTCCGCCTCGCTGGTGAAGCTGGAGGCGGACTATAAGGATATGCAGTATCGCCGCGCCGACTATGCCCGCAACTTTGACGGCGCGCAGCAGTCGCTCTACGGAACCTGGTACCGCGAGCTGACGCCGGGCTGGACGGTGTTTGGCGGGCTGGATTTCGTCAACAGCCACGCGGAAGACCCGACGGCGGAATATCAGCAGAAGGGCGTGCGGCTGGGGGCCTCGCTGCGCTTTGATGCCGGGTTTGACGGCACGCTTTCCGCCTCATACCGCCAGCGTGACTATGAGCTGTACAACCCGCTGATTGAAGTGCGCCGCCGCGACCAGGAGCAGAACTACACCCTGGTCCTGCGCGCGCCGCGCTGGGAGCTGGCCGGATTTGTTCCCAGCCTGACGCTGCGCCACAACCGGGTGAAAAGCAACGCCGACTGGATCTACTCCTACAACCGCAACGACGCCAGCCTGAAGCTGGAGTACAGCTTCTAG
- a CDS encoding FAD-dependent oxidoreductase gives MDRTAETLTADCCIVGGGPAGLMLGYLLARAGVQVVVLEKHADFLRDFRGDTIHPSTLQIMHHLGLLEDLLKLPHQRAEKLQAEVGGEEVTLANFTRLPVKCKFIAFMPQWDFLNFLAERASALPGFTLLQSCAFDDLITVDGRVCGVRAIADGQSREIRARLVVGCDGRHSKVREKAQLSGQSFGAPRDVVWFRLDKREDDPQWGMGHKGPKQNFIMIDRGSFWQCGYSITKGQFGELEAAGIDAFKQQVATVSPFPADRLAELDRWDRLRLLEIRIDRLDSWAKEGLLCIGDAAHAMSPIGGVGVNLAIQDAVATANLLTRPLLNGEVSLRQLNKVQRRRQFPTCATQFIQIKMSGKKREPGQTSPLPRIVKRYRFLPYVFGWMIGLGFRRETPRRTGKA, from the coding sequence ATGGATCGGACAGCGGAAACGCTCACCGCCGACTGTTGCATCGTCGGCGGTGGTCCTGCCGGATTGATGCTCGGTTACCTGCTGGCCCGGGCCGGCGTTCAGGTTGTGGTTCTGGAGAAGCACGCCGACTTTTTACGCGATTTTCGCGGCGACACCATTCACCCTTCCACCCTGCAGATCATGCACCACCTCGGGCTGCTTGAGGATCTGCTGAAGCTGCCCCACCAGCGCGCTGAAAAGCTGCAGGCCGAGGTCGGCGGTGAAGAGGTGACGCTGGCCAACTTCACCCGCCTGCCGGTGAAGTGCAAATTTATCGCCTTTATGCCGCAGTGGGACTTTCTGAATTTTCTCGCCGAACGCGCCAGCGCGCTGCCCGGCTTTACCCTTTTGCAATCCTGCGCCTTTGACGACCTGATTACTGTCGATGGCCGGGTATGCGGCGTGCGCGCCATCGCCGACGGCCAGTCGCGTGAAATTCGTGCCCGGCTGGTGGTCGGCTGCGACGGGCGCCACTCAAAGGTGCGGGAAAAAGCGCAGCTGAGCGGGCAATCGTTCGGCGCACCGCGCGACGTGGTCTGGTTCCGCCTGGATAAACGTGAAGACGATCCGCAGTGGGGCATGGGCCATAAGGGGCCAAAGCAGAACTTTATTATGATCGATCGCGGCAGCTTCTGGCAGTGCGGCTATTCCATCACCAAGGGGCAGTTTGGCGAGTTGGAGGCCGCAGGCATTGACGCCTTTAAACAGCAGGTCGCCACCGTTTCGCCTTTCCCCGCCGACCGGCTGGCGGAGCTGGACCGCTGGGACCGGCTGCGGCTGCTGGAGATCCGCATTGACCGGCTCGACAGCTGGGCAAAAGAGGGTTTGCTGTGCATCGGCGATGCGGCGCACGCCATGTCGCCGATCGGCGGCGTGGGGGTGAATCTGGCGATCCAGGACGCGGTGGCTACCGCCAATCTGCTGACCCGTCCGCTGCTAAATGGCGAGGTCAGCCTGCGCCAGCTGAATAAGGTGCAGCGCCGCCGCCAGTTCCCGACCTGCGCCACCCAGTTTATTCAGATTAAAATGAGCGGCAAAAAACGCGAGCCGGGCCAGACCAGCCCGCTGCCGCGTATCGTGAAGCGCTACCGCTTCCTGCCCTACGTTTTCGGCTGGATGATTGGCCTGGGCTTTCGCCGCGAAACGCCACGGCGGACCGGGAAGGCCTGA
- a CDS encoding ABC transporter substrate-binding protein: MKKNLCALLLGTAIAGHAAAAENVTLMLDWYVNPDHAPIIVAEQIGAFKAEGLDVKIVPPSDPSLPPRLVAAKKADLAITYQPQLHFFADQGLPLVRVGTLINTPLNTVMTLDKNIQSPADLKGKKVGFSVTGIEEATLGTMLKHEGISSGDITPVNVNFQLTGALLAGQVDAVIGGYRNIEALELQIQGKDPKVFNVEDYGVPAYDELVIVANHDDVKKPKIAKFLAALKKGNDYLQAHPQETWKAFASSHPELNTELNRQAWQKSLPLFARDPAHLDTARYQAYEQFLFDNKLIKKITPVADYAVEIK; encoded by the coding sequence ATGAAAAAGAACCTCTGCGCCCTGCTGCTGGGTACGGCCATCGCGGGCCACGCCGCCGCTGCGGAAAACGTCACGCTGATGCTGGACTGGTACGTGAACCCGGACCACGCGCCGATTATCGTTGCTGAACAGATTGGCGCGTTTAAAGCCGAAGGGCTGGACGTGAAGATCGTGCCGCCGTCCGATCCTTCCCTGCCCCCGCGCCTGGTGGCCGCGAAGAAAGCCGATCTCGCCATTACATATCAGCCGCAGCTGCACTTCTTCGCCGATCAGGGCTTACCGCTGGTGCGCGTCGGCACCCTGATCAACACGCCGCTGAACACGGTGATGACGCTGGATAAAAACATTCAGTCACCGGCCGATCTGAAGGGCAAAAAGGTCGGTTTCTCGGTCACCGGCATTGAAGAGGCGACGCTGGGCACCATGCTCAAGCATGAGGGAATTTCCTCTGGCGATATTACTCCGGTTAACGTCAACTTCCAGCTGACCGGCGCACTGCTGGCGGGCCAGGTGGACGCGGTGATCGGCGGCTATCGCAATATCGAAGCGCTGGAGCTGCAGATTCAGGGCAAGGATCCAAAGGTGTTCAACGTAGAAGATTACGGCGTCCCGGCCTATGACGAGCTGGTGATAGTCGCCAATCACGATGACGTGAAGAAACCGAAAATTGCCAAATTCCTCGCCGCGCTGAAGAAGGGGAACGACTACCTGCAGGCGCATCCGCAGGAAACGTGGAAGGCGTTTGCCAGCAGCCACCCGGAGCTGAACACCGAGCTTAACCGCCAGGCGTGGCAGAAATCGCTGCCGCTGTTCGCCCGCGATCCGGCGCATCTGGACACCGCCCGCTACCAGGCCTACGAACAGTTCCTGTTTGATAATAAGCTGATTAAGAAAATCACCCCGGTGGCAGACTACGCGGTGGAGATTAAATAA
- a CDS encoding ABC transporter permease, with the protein MNHQQDGRLAKWGRGLTVFIGLVLLWWLATLSDIPAFLLPTPAAVAQALWEGRGFLAYHSLVTASEVVSGLLLGVLLGALLALSMVFSPRLQRWLMPLVLTSQAIPVFALAPLLVLWFGFGMSAKVAMAVLVIFFPVTSAFFDGLRRVNNDYLDLARTMGASPWALLRHVRLMAALPAFGTGLRMAAAVAPIGAIIGEWVGSAEGLGYLMLNANARMQTDQLFAALFILILMTVLLWVAVDSLLRRLINWAAE; encoded by the coding sequence ATGAACCATCAACAGGACGGCCGCCTGGCAAAATGGGGGCGCGGGCTGACGGTGTTTATCGGCCTGGTGCTGCTGTGGTGGCTGGCAACGCTGAGCGATATTCCGGCGTTTCTGCTGCCGACGCCCGCCGCCGTGGCGCAGGCGCTGTGGGAGGGGCGGGGTTTTCTGGCGTACCACTCGCTGGTCACCGCTTCCGAAGTGGTCAGCGGCCTGCTGCTGGGCGTGCTGCTCGGCGCACTGCTGGCGTTGAGCATGGTGTTTTCCCCGCGCCTGCAGCGCTGGCTGATGCCGCTGGTGCTGACCAGCCAGGCGATCCCGGTGTTTGCCCTCGCGCCGCTGCTGGTGCTGTGGTTCGGCTTCGGCATGAGCGCCAAGGTGGCGATGGCGGTGCTGGTGATCTTCTTCCCGGTCACCTCGGCCTTCTTCGACGGCCTGCGCCGGGTGAATAACGACTACCTCGATCTCGCCCGCACCATGGGGGCTTCGCCGTGGGCGCTGCTGCGGCACGTGCGGCTGATGGCGGCGCTGCCCGCCTTCGGCACCGGCCTGCGCATGGCGGCAGCCGTGGCGCCGATTGGGGCGATTATCGGTGAATGGGTCGGCTCGGCCGAAGGGCTGGGCTACCTGATGCTCAACGCCAATGCGCGGATGCAGACCGACCAGCTGTTTGCCGCGCTGTTTATTTTAATTCTGATGACGGTGCTGCTCTGGGTAGCCGTCGATAGCCTGCTGCGCCGCCTGATTAACTGGGCGGCGGAATAA
- a CDS encoding ABC transporter ATP-binding protein, whose product MDPRPAIEIRDLTLRFGSRVIFERLNFSIEGGTFVAMLGASGAGKTSLLKIIAGLAQATSGTVTASDGLPVPGRIAYMGQRDLLYPWLTVRENITLGPRLRGEKADRDWAEHLLARVGLSGHGDDRPAALSGGMRQRAAIARTLYERRPIVLMDEPFSALDAITRATIQTLAAELLADHTVLLITHDPMEACRLSHRLLVLSPHPAGIDDSHHIGGLPPRAPDDVDLLKSQAELLQQLVRAAE is encoded by the coding sequence GTGGATCCCCGCCCCGCCATCGAAATCCGCGACCTGACCCTGCGCTTCGGCAGCCGGGTGATCTTCGAGCGGCTGAACTTCAGCATTGAGGGCGGCACCTTCGTCGCCATGCTCGGGGCCAGCGGCGCGGGTAAAACCAGCCTGCTGAAGATTATCGCCGGGCTGGCGCAGGCTACCTCCGGCACGGTCACGGCCAGCGACGGCCTGCCGGTGCCGGGGCGCATTGCCTATATGGGCCAGCGGGATCTGCTTTATCCGTGGCTGACGGTGCGGGAAAACATCACCCTCGGGCCTCGCCTGCGCGGGGAAAAAGCCGACCGCGACTGGGCGGAACATCTGCTGGCGCGCGTTGGGCTGAGCGGCCACGGCGACGATCGCCCCGCCGCGCTCTCCGGCGGCATGCGCCAGCGGGCGGCGATTGCCCGCACGCTGTACGAGCGCCGGCCGATTGTGCTGATGGATGAACCGTTTTCGGCGCTGGATGCCATCACCCGCGCCACCATCCAGACCCTGGCCGCCGAGCTGCTGGCCGATCACACCGTGCTGCTGATCACCCATGACCCGATGGAGGCCTGCCGCCTCAGCCACCGGCTGCTGGTGCTTTCGCCGCATCCGGCCGGTATTGATGACAGTCATCATATCGGCGGCCTGCCGCCGCGCGCGCCGGATGATGTCGACCTGTTGAAAAGCCAGGCCGAGCTGCTGCAACAGCTGGTGAGGGCCGCAGAATGA
- the tenA gene encoding thiaminase II — protein sequence MPASMFEFGLFGRLRQDAGQHWEHYVAHPFLQQLGAGTLPEAAFRRYLTQDYLFLVHFARAYALLVTKFHTLPEIRAAAGSLNNIVAELPLHVGYCAGWGLNEEQMAREPEATETINYTRYVLDIGHSGDALELLAALLPCVAGYAEVGLRLLADPATVMADNPYASWMQNYSDQGYLDGVKAAIELLDRVGQQRGADARFERLSEIFTTATRLEGAFWQMGLNAVEKPVNAW from the coding sequence ATGCCTGCTTCAATGTTCGAATTCGGTCTGTTTGGTCGCCTGCGCCAGGATGCGGGACAGCACTGGGAACACTACGTTGCCCACCCGTTCCTGCAACAGCTCGGTGCCGGAACGCTGCCGGAAGCCGCCTTCCGCCGCTACCTGACCCAGGACTATCTGTTCCTCGTCCACTTCGCCCGCGCCTACGCCCTGCTGGTCACCAAATTCCACACCCTGCCGGAAATCCGCGCCGCCGCCGGATCGCTGAATAACATCGTCGCCGAACTGCCGCTGCACGTCGGCTACTGCGCCGGCTGGGGGCTGAACGAAGAACAGATGGCGCGCGAGCCGGAAGCCACTGAAACCATCAATTACACCCGCTACGTGCTGGACATCGGCCACTCTGGCGATGCGCTGGAACTGCTGGCCGCCCTGCTGCCCTGCGTGGCGGGCTATGCGGAAGTTGGCCTGCGCCTGCTGGCCGATCCGGCCACGGTGATGGCGGATAATCCTTACGCCTCATGGATGCAGAACTACAGCGACCAGGGCTATCTGGACGGTGTGAAAGCGGCGATTGAGCTGCTCGACCGCGTGGGCCAGCAGCGCGGTGCCGACGCCCGCTTTGAACGGCTGAGCGAAATCTTTACCACCGCCACCCGGCTGGAAGGCGCCTTCTGGCAGATGGGCCTGAACGCCGTCGAAAAACCGGTAAACGCGTGGTGA
- a CDS encoding hemin-degrading factor: MSQSLYSRYVAARADHPQLYARDLAAVLETSEAQLAAARVGYDARRLVDEPKALLGALASVGELKAITRNDWAVHEQVGHYVNQQLDGHAGLILNPGGIDLRLFLKQWHSAFVLEESSPRGVRHSLQFFDAQGDAIHKVYTTENSDMAAWQQLIAQFAREENPELTVVAAQKQAFATEVDSARLEDEWRGMTDVHQFYMILHRHRLSRQQAFNSVSDDLARRVDNQAVEALLNRVQQDGNPIMVFVANRGAVQIFTGPLARVEPMRGWLNIFNPEFTLHLRDSEIAESWITRKPTVDGVVTSLELYAADGTQIAQLYGERKEGQPEQALWREQLAELEESEVTV; this comes from the coding sequence ATGTCGCAGTCGCTTTATTCACGCTATGTTGCCGCCCGCGCGGACCACCCTCAGCTTTATGCCCGCGATCTGGCGGCGGTGCTGGAAACCAGCGAGGCTCAGCTTGCCGCTGCGCGCGTGGGCTACGATGCCCGCCGTCTGGTCGATGAGCCAAAAGCTCTGCTCGGCGCGCTGGCGTCAGTCGGTGAGCTGAAGGCGATTACGCGTAACGACTGGGCGGTGCACGAGCAGGTGGGTCACTACGTTAATCAGCAGCTGGACGGACACGCGGGGCTGATCCTCAATCCCGGCGGCATCGATTTACGCCTGTTCCTCAAGCAGTGGCACAGCGCGTTCGTGCTGGAGGAATCCTCCCCGCGCGGCGTGCGCCACAGCCTGCAGTTCTTCGATGCGCAGGGTGACGCTATCCACAAAGTCTACACCACCGAAAACAGCGATATGGCCGCGTGGCAGCAGTTGATAGCGCAGTTTGCCCGCGAGGAAAACCCGGAACTGACGGTTGTTGCCGCACAGAAGCAGGCGTTCGCCACGGAAGTGGACAGCGCGCGGCTGGAAGACGAGTGGCGCGGAATGACCGACGTGCATCAGTTTTATATGATCCTGCACCGCCATCGTCTTTCCCGCCAGCAGGCGTTTAACAGCGTCAGCGACGATCTGGCCCGCCGGGTCGATAATCAGGCCGTTGAAGCACTGCTCAACCGCGTGCAGCAGGACGGTAATCCGATCATGGTGTTTGTGGCGAACCGGGGCGCGGTGCAGATCTTTACCGGTCCACTGGCGCGCGTTGAGCCGATGCGCGGCTGGCTGAATATTTTTAATCCAGAGTTTACGCTGCACCTGCGCGACAGCGAGATTGCAGAGAGCTGGATCACCCGTAAACCGACGGTTGACGGCGTGGTGACCAGTCTGGAGCTGTACGCCGCCGACGGTACGCAGATTGCGCAGCTGTACGGCGAGCGTAAAGAAGGCCAGCCTGAGCAGGCGCTGTGGCGCGAGCAGTTAGCCGAGCTGGAAGAGTCAGAGGTAACAGTCTGA
- a CDS encoding extensin-like domain-containing protein has product MRVLIVITLLALAAWWSLPWLKSHLPPQWNPFIPLAVTDPPGWITRYKLQQLEDDPQACLAVLQRASAQGLVSFREAPLPKGECTISQPIRISKFGPVSLSSSFLASCPMAVASTMYVTRSHQLLQQSEVASPLRRIEHVGSFACRNIYHRQQGRRSEHATADAWDITAFQLADGRWLRVAKNWQEPAEESAALHLLWRNGCASFGNALGPDYNAAHASHFHLGMRGSGFCR; this is encoded by the coding sequence GTGCGCGTACTTATCGTGATAACGCTTCTGGCGCTGGCGGCCTGGTGGAGCCTTCCCTGGTTGAAATCTCATCTTCCTCCACAGTGGAACCCCTTCATTCCGCTTGCGGTGACCGACCCGCCGGGCTGGATAACCCGCTATAAATTGCAGCAGCTAGAAGACGATCCGCAAGCCTGTCTGGCGGTGTTGCAGCGCGCCAGTGCGCAGGGACTGGTCAGTTTTCGTGAAGCGCCACTGCCCAAAGGAGAATGCACAATCTCGCAACCCATTCGCATCAGCAAATTTGGTCCGGTGTCACTCAGCAGCAGTTTTCTGGCGAGTTGTCCCATGGCCGTCGCCAGCACGATGTATGTCACACGTAGTCATCAATTATTGCAACAGTCGGAGGTAGCCAGCCCGCTGCGGCGTATTGAACATGTTGGGAGCTTTGCCTGTCGCAATATTTATCATCGTCAGCAGGGACGGCGCAGCGAACATGCCACCGCAGATGCCTGGGATATTACCGCTTTTCAACTGGCTGACGGGCGCTGGTTGCGGGTAGCGAAAAACTGGCAAGAGCCTGCCGAAGAGTCAGCAGCATTACATTTGCTCTGGCGCAATGGGTGTGCCAGCTTTGGTAATGCGCTGGGACCAGACTATAACGCGGCTCATGCTTCACATTTTCATCTTGGCATGCGCGGTAGCGGATTTTGTCGCTGA
- a CDS encoding nitrate- and nitrite sensing domain-containing protein produces MPLSALSFVLASKKSEITCLQQLLEMGRLVGAVSQLIHMLQRERGTANIFLCSHGELWAERLSERAQQVQRAERAVGERLQALDLSGQSMANAPRLFSRIAAVLHSLSTLPLLRRQVQAQTIGQPEAMRQYSDAIRTHLALIFEAADISGDPPISRALLAMFSFMQGKELAGQERALGAAGFAARHFDEAAQQQLLELIEGQERCFQTFSEFADALCLALWQQQLTADSSEFERLRRIACTRATPSDNEGDTALRWFEVTTARIDGMKGVEDLLEEVLMACCRQRIDDAQASLAMQQQDIGEIPPPEPHYSALIPPQLSRSVLELVEQQSRQLQALDAELTGLRATLAERKLVERAKGLLMEHHGMTEPQAHKILRDMAMNQNRKLSDVAEAMLAMSAVLGKKGN; encoded by the coding sequence ATGCCACTTTCTGCACTCAGCTTCGTCCTCGCCTCCAAAAAAAGTGAAATCACCTGCCTGCAGCAGCTGCTGGAAATGGGCAGACTGGTCGGCGCGGTCAGCCAGCTGATCCACATGCTCCAGCGCGAACGCGGCACGGCCAATATCTTTCTGTGCTCCCACGGCGAACTCTGGGCCGAACGGCTCAGCGAGCGGGCGCAGCAGGTGCAGCGGGCGGAACGGGCGGTTGGCGAGCGCCTGCAGGCGCTGGATCTCAGCGGGCAAAGCATGGCTAACGCGCCGCGCCTCTTCAGCCGCATTGCCGCCGTCCTGCACAGCCTCAGCACGCTGCCGCTGCTCCGTCGCCAGGTTCAGGCGCAGACGATCGGCCAGCCGGAGGCCATGCGGCAGTACAGCGACGCAATACGCACGCATCTGGCGCTGATATTTGAAGCGGCGGATATCTCCGGCGACCCGCCCATATCGCGGGCTTTGCTCGCCATGTTCAGCTTTATGCAGGGTAAAGAGCTGGCCGGGCAGGAGCGGGCGCTGGGCGCGGCGGGATTCGCCGCCCGGCATTTTGATGAGGCGGCGCAACAGCAGCTGCTGGAACTGATCGAAGGCCAGGAGCGCTGTTTTCAAACCTTCAGCGAGTTCGCCGATGCCCTCTGCCTGGCGCTGTGGCAGCAGCAGCTGACCGCCGACAGCAGCGAGTTTGAACGCCTGCGGCGCATCGCCTGCACCCGTGCGACACCGTCGGACAATGAGGGCGACACCGCGCTGCGCTGGTTTGAGGTCACCACCGCGCGCATCGACGGCATGAAAGGGGTGGAAGACCTTCTGGAAGAGGTGCTGATGGCCTGCTGCCGTCAGCGGATCGATGACGCGCAGGCCTCGCTGGCGATGCAGCAGCAGGACATCGGCGAGATCCCACCGCCCGAGCCGCACTATTCCGCGCTGATCCCGCCGCAGCTCAGCCGATCGGTGCTGGAACTGGTCGAGCAGCAGTCCCGCCAGCTGCAGGCGCTGGACGCCGAGCTGACCGGGCTGCGCGCCACGCTGGCCGAGCGCAAGCTGGTGGAGCGCGCCAAGGGGCTGCTGATGGAGCATCACGGCATGACCGAGCCGCAGGCGCATAAAATTCTGCGCGATATGGCGATGAACCAGAACCGTAAACTGTCGGACGTGGCCGAAGCGATGCTCGCCATGTCGGCGGTATTGGGTAAAAAAGGCAACTAA
- a CDS encoding CmpA/NrtA family ABC transporter substrate-binding protein translates to MTQDKKMPAQFSRRRFIAGSAALGGSLLVPGLMNSVWAAGSDAPEKKEIRVGFIPLTDCASVVMAAVKKFDEKYGIKIIPSKESSWASVRDKLVSGELDAAHVLYGLVYGLQMGVSGPQHDMAMLMTLNNNGQAITLSNQLKQAGVADAASLKKVVDASAKGTYTFAQTFPTGTHAMWLYYWLANAGIHPFNDVRNVVVPPPQMVVNMKIGNMSGFCVGEPWNQRAIQDDIGFTAVTTQEIWPDHPEKILGTTASWVDANPNAARALTAAVLDASRWIDTSDANRIETAQTVAARAYINTPVETIQGRMLGDYQNGLGKKWQDAHAMRFFNDGAVNYPYLSDGMWFLTQHRRWGLLDHDPDYLAVAKKINRTDVYKQAASAVGGISLPSGEMRSSTLMDGKVWDGSNPADYANSFAMKR, encoded by the coding sequence ATGACGCAAGATAAAAAAATGCCCGCGCAGTTCTCCCGCCGCCGCTTTATCGCCGGCAGTGCGGCGCTGGGCGGCAGCCTGCTGGTGCCGGGCCTGATGAACAGCGTCTGGGCGGCCGGTTCCGATGCCCCCGAGAAGAAAGAGATCCGCGTCGGCTTTATTCCGCTGACCGACTGCGCCTCGGTGGTGATGGCGGCGGTGAAAAAGTTCGATGAGAAGTACGGCATCAAAATCATCCCCAGCAAGGAGTCGAGCTGGGCGTCGGTACGCGACAAGCTGGTGTCCGGCGAGCTGGATGCCGCGCACGTGCTTTACGGGCTGGTGTACGGCCTGCAGATGGGCGTCTCCGGCCCGCAGCACGATATGGCGATGCTGATGACGCTGAACAACAACGGCCAGGCGATCACCCTGTCGAATCAGCTGAAGCAGGCGGGCGTCGCCGATGCCGCCTCGCTGAAGAAGGTGGTCGATGCCAGCGCGAAAGGCACCTACACCTTTGCGCAAACCTTCCCGACCGGCACCCACGCCATGTGGCTCTACTACTGGCTGGCCAATGCCGGTATCCACCCGTTTAACGACGTGCGCAACGTGGTGGTGCCGCCGCCGCAGATGGTGGTGAACATGAAAATCGGCAACATGAGTGGATTTTGCGTGGGCGAACCGTGGAACCAGCGTGCCATTCAGGACGATATCGGCTTCACCGCCGTCACCACGCAGGAAATCTGGCCGGATCACCCGGAAAAAATTCTCGGCACCACCGCGTCCTGGGTCGATGCCAATCCGAATGCCGCCCGCGCGCTGACCGCCGCCGTGCTGGACGCCTCGCGCTGGATTGACACCTCGGACGCCAACCGCATTGAAACCGCCCAGACGGTGGCGGCCCGCGCGTACATCAACACCCCGGTGGAAACCATTCAGGGGCGGATGCTCGGTGATTACCAGAACGGACTGGGCAAAAAGTGGCAGGACGCCCACGCCATGCGCTTCTTTAACGACGGTGCTGTCAACTATCCGTACCTCTCCGACGGCATGTGGTTCCTCACCCAGCACCGGCGCTGGGGCCTGCTGGACCACGACCCGGACTATCTGGCGGTGGCGAAAAAAATCAACCGCACCGACGTCTACAAACAGGCGGCCAGCGCGGTCGGCGGCATCAGCCTGCCGTCCGGGGAGATGCGCAGCAGCACGCTGATGGACGGGAAAGTCTGGGACGGCAGCAACCCTGCCGACTATGCCAACAGTTTTGCCATGAAACGCTAA